A portion of the Pagrus major chromosome 8, Pma_NU_1.0 genome contains these proteins:
- the frmd4a gene encoding FERM domain-containing protein 4A isoform X6, which yields MHSLQCCQNQHCGVLPAYWITGTVNFHEESGGGERWKNSSDFFIPFHVKMTEGRRCQVHLLDDRKLELLVQPKLMAKDLLDLVASHFNLKEKEYFGIAYTDETGHFSWLQLDRRVLEHEFPKKSGPIVLYFCVRFYIESISYLKDNATIELFFLNAKSIIYKELIEVDSDVVFELASYILQEAKGDFTSNDATRSDLKKLPALPTQALKEHPSLAYCEDRVVEHYKKLNGQSRGQAIVNYMSIVESLPTYGVHYYAVKDKQGIPWWLGLSYKGIFQYDHQDKVKPRKVFQWRQLENLYFREKKFSVEVHDPRRASVTRRTFGHSGIAVHTWYACPALIKSIWAMAISQHQFYLDRKQSKSKIHAARSLSEIAIDLTETGTLKTSKLANMGSKGKIISGSSGSLLSSGSQESDSSQTAKKDMLAALRARQDALEETLRQRLEELKNICIREAELTGKLPKEYPLDPGEEPPTVRRKIGTAFKLDEQKILPKGEEEELERLEREFAIQSQITEAARRLASDPHVSSKKLKKQRKTSYLNALKKLQEIENSINEYRVRSGKKPTQRASLIIEEANIGSEDSSLSDALVLDDDDPQVTGTPTFSPVASPHKGLPPRPPSHSRPPPPQSLDGLRHLHYTRSDYDKSPIKPKMWSESSLDEPYEKVKKRSSHSSHRRFPSSGSAEAGGSNSLQSSPIRSLPHWNSQSSMPSTPDLRTRTPHYVHSTRSVDISPTRLHSLAQHFRNRSSSLESQGKLLASDPDAHPHTLGTLGSPEFFLGPGRSSNGSDPLDDCSSCTSQSSSEHYYPSGGPPGSNPNYSTLGEDSPSKARQRQRQRHRSAGHLGSSNSGSMPNLAAKNGSIGGSGGGGMGGGHHGVYLHSQSQPSSQYRIKEYPLYVEGSPNPVVVRSLESDQEGHYSVKAQFKTSSSYTAGGLYKEAWGGEEGGEGSGRLTPSRSQIVRTPSLGREGGGGGGGGRAAVSEELRCWYQRSSGSLKERSHSGSTSSETGSQQGTLGHGRGSRVGTLAKGSPAASPHSQRSMTPSSEHAATPTPPCSPQHILNWQSGGTADSSPTEDVCQSPPQPSSDA from the exons GGGCCATTTTAGCTGGCTGCAGCTGGACCGCAGGGTATTAGAACATGAGTTCCCCAAGAAGTCTGGTCCCATTGTCCTCTACTTCTGTGTCAG GTTCTACATAGAAAGTATATCCTACCTGAAGGACAATGCCACTATCGAGCTGTTTTTCCTTAATGCCAAGTCCATCATCTACAAG GAGCTTATTGAAGTGGACAGTGACGTTGTCTTTGAACTGGCTTCCTATATTCTACAA GAGGCTAAAGGTGATTTCACTAG TAATGATGCAACCAGGTCTGACCTAAAAAAGCTGCCTGCACTGCCCACCCAGGCCCTAAAGGAGCACCCATCTCTGGCCTACTG TGAAGATCGAGTCGTAGAGCATTACAAGAAGCTCAATGGGCAGTCCAGAGGGCAAGCTATTGTAAA TTATATGAGCATTGTAGAGTCCCTGCCCACATATGGAGTACATTACTACGCCGTAAAG gACAAGCAGGGGATCCCATGGTGGTTGGGTCTGAGCTATAAAGGCATCTTTCAGTATGACCACCAGGACAAAGTCAAACCCAGGAAG GTGTTCCAATGGCGTCAGTTGGAGAATCTCtacttcagagagaagaagtTTTCAGTAGAAGTTCATGACCCCAGGAG GGCGTCGGTGACACGAAGGACGTTTGGTCACAGTGGCATCGCTGTGCACACGTGGTACGCCTGTCCTGCCCTCATCAAGTCCATCTGGGCCATGGCCATCAGCCAACACCAGTTCTACCTGGACCGCAAGCAGAGCAAG TCTAAGATCCATGCAGCACGGAGTCTGAGTGAGATCGCTATAGACCTTACTGAAACAGGAACTCTGAAGACCTCCAAACTGGCCAACATGGGCAGCAAGGGCAAAATTATAAGCGGCAGCAGTGGCAGTCTGCTCTCCTCAG GTTCTCAGGAATCGGACAGCTCCCAGACAGCTAAGAAGGACATGCTGGCAGCATTGAGGGCCCGGCAGGATGCACTGGAGGAAACACTAAGACAGAGACTAGAGGAACTCAAGAACATCTGCATCAGAGAGGCG GAACTGACAGGAAAGCTTCCAAAGGAATATCCTCTGGATCCAGGAGAGGAGCCACCCACAGTGAGACGGAAGATCGGGACTGCCTTCAAACTGGACGAGCAGAAAATTCTTCCTAAGGGAGAG GAAGAGGAACTGGAGCGTTTGGAGCGGGAATTTGCCATTCAGTCCCAGATTACAGAGGCAGCCAGGCGTCTTGCCAGCGATCCTCATGTGAGCAGTAAGAAGCtgaagaaacagaggaagacTTCTTATCTGAACGCACTGAAGAAGCTCCAGGAAATTGAGAACTCTATCAATGAGTACCGGGTCCGCTCTGGCAAGAAGCCCACGCAGAGAGCGTCACTTATCATAGAAG AGGCCAATATTGGTTCTGAAGACAGTTCATTGTCCGACGCACTGGTCTTAGATGATG ATGATCCTCAAGTCACAGGTACCCCTACCTTCTCTCCAGTAGCATCGCCTCACAAAGGCCTCCCTCCTCGACCACCATCTCACAGTCGGCCCCCTCCACCACAGTCTCTGGATGGCCTTCGACACCTGCACTACACGCGCTCTGACTACGATAAATCACCCATCAAACCCAAGATGTGGAGTGAATCGTCACTGGATGAGCCTTATGAAAAAGTCAAGAAACGCTCCTCTCACTCCAG TCACAGGCGTTTCCCAAGCTCTGGCAGTGCAGAAGCAGGGGGTAGTAACTCTCTGCAGAGCAGCCCCATCAGGAGCCTCCCTCACTGGAATTCACAGTCCAGCATGCCCTCGACCCCGGACCTGAGGACCAGGACCCCACACTATGTACATTCCACTAG GTCAGTGGACATCAGTCCAACACGTCTGCACAGTCTCGCTCAGCACTTTAGGAACCGCAGCTCAAGCCTTGAGTCCCAGGGCAAACTGTTGGCATCCGACCCTGACGCACACCCGCACACCCTGGGCACACTGGGCAGCCCTGAATTCTTCCTGGGCCCAGGACGCAGCTCCAATGGCTCTGATCCATTGGACGACTGCTCATCATGCACCAGCCAGAGCAGCTCGGAGCATTACTACCCCTCTGGTGGACCCCCCGGCAGCAACCCCAATTACTCTACTCTGGGAGAGGACTCACCCTCCAAAGccaggcagaggcagaggcaaaGGCACAG GTCTGCAGGTCACCTGGGTTCCTCTAACTCTGGCTCCATGCCAAACCTGGCAGCTAAGAACGGCTCCATTGGAGGCTCAGGTGGAGGTGGGATGGGAGGGGGACACCATGGAGTCTACCTCCACAGCCAGAGCCAGCCCTCCTCTCAGTACCGCATCAAGGAGTACCCGCTTTACGTGGAGGGCAGCCCCAACCCAGTTGTGGTGCGCAGCCTGGAGAGCGACCAGGAGGGCCACTACAGCGTGAAGGCCCAATTCAAGACCTCCAGCTCCTACACGGCCGGGGGACTGTACAAAGAGGCCTGggggggagaggaaggaggagaggggagcgGCCGACTCACGCCGTCGCGCTCTCAAATAGTACGGACTCCGTCATTGGGGCGAGAGGGTGGTGGAGgcggaggaggggggagggcaGCAGTGTCTGAAGAGCTGAGGTGCTGGTACCAGAGGTCCTCAGGGAGCCTGAAAGAGAGGAGTCACTCGGGGTCTACTTCCTCCGAGACAGGGTCACAGCAAGGCACCCTGGGACATGGTCGAGGGAGCAGAGTAGGAACACTTGCCAAGGGCTCACCGG CTGCATCCCCTCACAGCCAGAGGAGTATGACGCCCTCCAGCGAACACGCAGCCACACCCACACCCCCCTGTAGCCCACAGCACATCCTCAACTGGCAGAGCGG AGGCACAGCAGACAGCTCTCCTACTGAGGACGTCTGTCAGTCTCCCCCTCAGCCCAGCTCTGATGCATAG